From the Verrucomicrobiia bacterium genome, one window contains:
- a CDS encoding amidohydrolase family protein, translating to MDERTTFARRGEQIARKPVDGHVHVVGNGSGGTGCWLRVSAWRRPMAELMLRHFGLPPTALAGDLDRLYVARLLEFVRGSSLGAVVILAQDLVYNDEGQPIEGAGSFYVPNQYVLRLAREHPEFLPAVSIHPGRADALDELEQCLAGGAAMMKCLPNCQNINCNDRRYMGFWERMAQAGLPLLAHTGGEHTLPIVQRAYSDPRTLTLPLECGVKVIAAHCGTKSGLFDPEYFDLFAAMTQRFPNLYGDNSAFTVPIRGRHVPECIRPPLVHRMIHGSDLPVPVYGHFPCLRGFVDWRVFRRWQREPNVLERDYQLKVAMGFPAETFTRLWDLLRLAVPK from the coding sequence ATGGATGAGAGAACGACATTCGCCCGCCGAGGGGAGCAGATTGCGCGCAAGCCGGTGGATGGGCACGTGCACGTAGTGGGCAACGGGAGCGGCGGCACCGGCTGCTGGCTGCGTGTCAGCGCTTGGCGGCGGCCAATGGCTGAACTGATGCTCCGGCATTTTGGCCTGCCACCGACGGCGCTGGCGGGGGATTTGGACCGGCTGTACGTGGCGCGTCTGCTGGAGTTCGTGCGCGGCTCCTCGCTTGGTGCGGTCGTAATCCTGGCACAGGACCTGGTCTATAATGATGAAGGGCAACCGATTGAAGGGGCGGGCTCGTTTTACGTTCCCAATCAATACGTGCTCAGGCTGGCCCGGGAGCACCCGGAGTTTCTGCCGGCGGTTTCGATTCATCCGGGGCGCGCAGATGCGCTTGATGAATTGGAGCAGTGCCTGGCGGGAGGGGCAGCGATGATGAAATGCCTGCCGAACTGCCAGAACATCAATTGCAATGACCGGCGGTACATGGGTTTTTGGGAACGGATGGCTCAGGCTGGCCTTCCGTTGCTGGCCCATACGGGCGGGGAACATACCTTGCCAATCGTGCAGCGGGCGTATTCGGACCCGCGCACGTTGACTTTGCCACTCGAATGCGGGGTAAAAGTCATCGCTGCTCATTGTGGGACCAAGAGCGGGCTTTTCGATCCTGAGTATTTCGACCTTTTTGCTGCGATGACGCAGCGTTTTCCCAATTTGTATGGCGACAACAGCGCCTTTACTGTTCCCATCCGGGGCCGCCATGTGCCGGAATGCATCCGGCCGCCGCTGGTGCACCGGATGATTCATGGCAGCGATTTGCCCGTGCCCGTGTATGGACATTTCCCTTGTCTGCGAGGGTTTGTTGACTGGCGCGTATTCCGTCGTTGGCAACGGGAGCCAAACGTCCTCGAGCGGGATTACCAGTTGAAAGTCGCGATGGGATTCCCGGCCGAAACGTTCACGCGGCTTTGGGACCTGCTGCGGCTTGCTGTGCCCAAATGA